One Nitrosopumilus piranensis genomic region harbors:
- a CDS encoding DUF367 family protein: protein MKLQVLMFYQDDPKKCTAAKMIKFGLAQNIKKIGIKGLVLDPFSKNTLMPKDRSLINSIVGIDCSWNLADQAFSKKFNGIKRKLPPLLAGNPVNYAKLNKLTTAEALTASLFILGHNEQGLELLDKFKWGHTFYELNQNLLGEYSKLEKEEQVELILKDYGLL, encoded by the coding sequence ATGAAACTTCAGGTTTTGATGTTTTATCAAGATGATCCAAAAAAATGTACTGCTGCAAAAATGATAAAGTTTGGTCTTGCTCAAAATATTAAAAAGATTGGAATAAAAGGTTTAGTTTTAGATCCCTTTTCAAAAAATACTTTGATGCCAAAAGACAGGTCATTGATCAACTCTATAGTTGGAATTGATTGCTCTTGGAATCTAGCAGATCAAGCATTTTCAAAAAAATTTAATGGAATAAAACGAAAGTTGCCCCCGTTGCTTGCAGGAAATCCAGTAAACTATGCTAAATTAAATAAATTAACTACTGCTGAAGCCTTGACAGCATCTTTGTTTATTTTGGGACATAACGAACAGGGATTAGAGTTGCTTGATAAATTCAAGTGGGGACATACATTCTATGAACTTAATCAAAACCTTTTGGGTGAATATTCCAAATTAGAAAAGGAAGAACAAGTTGAATTAATTCTAAAAGATTATGGGTTGTTATGA